The Fulvivirga ligni genome window below encodes:
- a CDS encoding DinB family protein, which translates to MTTIETLHQQTADAYSWVNKLIKAVPEEKWEEIPEIIDSNLSWQVGHLVLSLYFHSVMNVVGHQPDIMEKIPIKKYSELFTYGPASASLGEFTAAKLKEHMALIQEKSLKTINTLSADQLDQPLENTGIQHPIAKNKFQVLDWNIKHTMWHCGQIAMIKRVVYKPYDFGLRSTKQN; encoded by the coding sequence ATGACCACCATAGAAACCCTACACCAACAAACCGCCGATGCCTATAGCTGGGTAAACAAACTCATTAAGGCTGTACCTGAAGAAAAATGGGAAGAAATTCCCGAGATTATCGACAGCAACCTAAGTTGGCAGGTGGGGCATTTGGTGTTGAGCTTATACTTTCATTCTGTAATGAATGTGGTGGGGCACCAGCCAGACATTATGGAGAAAATACCGATTAAGAAATACTCGGAGCTCTTCACGTACGGCCCGGCATCCGCCTCTCTGGGTGAATTCACTGCGGCAAAACTCAAAGAACATATGGCTTTGATTCAGGAGAAATCATTAAAAACTATAAACACACTATCTGCAGATCAGCTGGACCAACCTTTAGAAAATACAGGTATACAACATCCTATTGCTAAAAACAAGTTTCAGGTGCTTGACTGGAACATTAAACATACCATGTGGCACTGTGGGCAAATAGCCATGATTAAGAGAGTAGTTTACAAACCTTATGATTTCGGATTAAGAAGTACAAAACAGAATTAA
- a CDS encoding ABC transporter ATP-binding protein — translation MSKKQVTIGHVFKTIIWPRKYQVLLGLVLVIISRLASLVLPGASKFLLDNVVKDNDMNLLKTIIAAVVGAIFIQAITSFALTQILSVEAQNLIAKLRLKVQSHIIKLPVRFFDNTKTGELVSRIMSDVEGVRNIVGTGLAQLFGGILTSIICLGILIYISPMMTLYVLVPVIIFGVISLKAFGYIRPIFRERGKINAEVTGRLTETLGGVRVIKGFNAENQEIKTFDEGVTRLFLNVKKSLTATSIMTSSSTFLLGLATAGIMGIGGYMMMNDELSQGDFLAFTLYLGFMIAPILQMSNIGSQLTEAFAGLDRTEEILNEPLESDDQKRTEVLKEIEGHIQFKQVKFAYEENKNVVKGVSFDAPAGSVTALVGTSGSGKSTIAGLAASFLNPNDGTITIDGVDLSTVSLESYRSKLGVVLQNDFLFEGTIRENILFPRPQASEAEVLNAVKAAHVDEFTDRFEDGLDTMIGERGVKLSGGQQQRIAIARAILADPRILILDEATSNLDMESEAYIQQSLKELMKGRTTFVIAHRLSTIRQADQILVIENGNIVEQGTHDQLIVKDGRYHELYTYQARI, via the coding sequence ATGAGTAAGAAGCAAGTAACCATAGGCCATGTATTTAAGACAATTATATGGCCAAGAAAATATCAGGTGCTATTAGGGCTTGTATTAGTGATTATTAGTAGGCTAGCTAGCTTAGTTCTGCCTGGAGCAAGCAAGTTTTTGCTAGATAACGTGGTGAAAGATAATGACATGAATTTATTAAAGACCATCATTGCCGCGGTGGTCGGAGCTATTTTCATTCAGGCCATTACTTCTTTTGCTTTAACTCAAATCCTCAGTGTAGAAGCACAAAATCTTATAGCCAAATTGAGACTCAAAGTGCAAAGCCATATCATAAAGCTTCCAGTTAGATTCTTCGACAATACCAAAACAGGAGAGCTTGTATCGCGAATCATGTCTGATGTAGAAGGCGTTAGAAATATTGTTGGTACAGGGTTAGCTCAGCTTTTTGGGGGCATTTTGACATCCATTATCTGTCTTGGGATTTTGATCTATATCAGCCCGATGATGACGCTCTATGTGCTGGTACCTGTTATTATTTTTGGTGTGATTTCACTTAAAGCATTCGGTTACATCAGACCCATATTTAGAGAGCGGGGTAAAATCAACGCCGAAGTAACAGGCAGACTTACAGAAACCTTGGGAGGTGTTCGAGTAATTAAGGGATTTAATGCTGAAAATCAAGAAATTAAGACCTTTGATGAGGGTGTAACCAGGCTTTTTCTTAACGTAAAGAAAAGTCTCACTGCTACCAGTATAATGACTAGTTCCTCCACATTTCTGTTAGGTCTAGCCACCGCAGGCATCATGGGCATTGGGGGTTATATGATGATGAACGATGAACTTTCTCAAGGAGATTTTCTTGCCTTTACTCTTTACCTTGGATTTATGATAGCCCCTATCCTACAGATGAGCAATATCGGTAGCCAACTTACGGAAGCTTTTGCCGGCCTTGACAGAACGGAGGAAATTTTAAATGAGCCACTGGAAAGCGACGATCAAAAACGAACTGAGGTTCTTAAAGAAATAGAAGGGCACATTCAGTTTAAGCAGGTGAAATTTGCTTATGAAGAAAATAAAAATGTGGTAAAAGGTGTTTCTTTTGATGCCCCTGCAGGATCAGTTACAGCGCTCGTAGGAACCTCAGGATCAGGTAAATCTACTATAGCAGGCCTCGCCGCATCCTTCTTAAATCCGAATGATGGCACCATTACTATTGATGGCGTAGATTTATCCACTGTTTCATTAGAAAGCTATCGTAGCAAGCTCGGAGTGGTTTTGCAAAATGATTTTCTTTTTGAAGGCACTATTAGGGAGAACATACTTTTTCCAAGGCCACAAGCCAGTGAAGCGGAGGTACTTAATGCCGTAAAAGCAGCCCATGTAGATGAGTTTACTGATCGTTTTGAAGATGGTCTCGATACCATGATTGGTGAAAGGGGTGTAAAACTATCAGGTGGGCAGCAGCAGCGAATAGCCATAGCTCGTGCAATACTGGCTGACCCAAGAATATTAATTTTGGATGAGGCTACCTCTAACCTCGATATGGAAAGTGAGGCTTACATTCAGCAAAGTTTAAAGGAGCTGATGAAAGGTAGAACCACTTTTGTAATTGCCCACAGGCTAAGCACCATCCGTCAGGCGGATCAGATTTTAGTGATTGAAAATGGAAACATAGTGGAGCAAGGCACTCATGATCAGTTGATTGTGAAAGACGGAAGATACCATGAGCTTTATACTTATCAGGCAAGAATTTAA
- a CDS encoding PorT family protein: MKKLFSSCALILFSVCVHAQITFDPGYIIDNQGNKTACLIRNVDWKNNPTSFEYKMSDESQTQLAVIDSVSEFGISDSWKYIRATVDIDRSSSNLGSLSKTKEPEFQKETLFLQYLIEGKATLYQYTAESNLTRFYYQLEGKEIEPLIYKSYSVGSNNYAENNKFRQQLFVYLKCESIDQRRLENLDYKKRDLTSLFTDYNNCSNSDNVNYVAKDKDKRDFLNLTIRPGVNFSKLDVSNRYFKSVSFDPKTNFRLGLLLEFVLPFNQNKWAITLEPTYQYYKEDQIVTEYYQDSEYHVDYKSIELPIGLSHSFYLNDDTRFFASANYVLNFDSKDSYIKKDRSTTLEVTSGNSLAFSGGFQWKPLSLEIRYMTSRNILLKYNYWDSEYSTVSFIVGYKIF, translated from the coding sequence ATGAAGAAACTCTTTAGTTCTTGTGCTTTAATTCTTTTTAGTGTTTGCGTTCATGCTCAAATCACATTTGATCCTGGTTATATAATTGACAACCAAGGCAATAAAACGGCCTGCTTAATTAGGAATGTCGATTGGAAAAATAATCCCACCTCTTTTGAGTACAAAATGTCCGACGAATCACAGACGCAACTAGCGGTTATTGATTCAGTATCAGAATTTGGAATTAGCGATAGCTGGAAATATATCCGTGCCACTGTAGACATTGACCGCTCTAGTAGCAACCTGGGCAGTTTATCAAAAACGAAAGAGCCAGAATTTCAGAAAGAAACTTTATTTCTACAGTATTTGATTGAGGGTAAAGCTACTTTATATCAATACACTGCGGAAAGCAACCTCACCAGATTTTACTATCAACTAGAAGGTAAGGAGATAGAGCCATTAATATATAAGAGCTATTCTGTAGGCTCAAATAACTACGCAGAAAACAATAAATTCCGCCAGCAACTATTTGTTTACCTCAAGTGTGAATCTATAGATCAAAGGCGCCTGGAAAATCTTGATTATAAGAAAAGAGACCTTACCTCCTTATTTACCGATTACAATAATTGTTCAAATTCTGACAATGTCAACTATGTAGCTAAGGATAAAGACAAGAGAGACTTTTTAAATTTAACTATTAGACCTGGTGTTAACTTTTCAAAGTTAGATGTTAGCAACAGGTATTTTAAGTCTGTTTCCTTTGATCCAAAGACAAATTTTCGCCTAGGACTTCTCTTAGAATTTGTTCTGCCTTTTAATCAAAATAAATGGGCTATCACCCTTGAACCAACTTACCAGTACTATAAAGAAGATCAGATAGTAACAGAATATTATCAAGACAGTGAATACCATGTTGATTATAAGTCCATTGAATTACCCATCGGCCTTAGTCATAGTTTTTACTTGAATGACGACACAAGATTCTTTGCTAGCGCCAATTACGTTTTAAATTTTGACTCAAAAGATTCTTATATTAAAAAAGACAGATCTACCACACTTGAAGTGACTTCTGGAAATTCATTAGCATTTTCAGGAGGATTTCAGTGGAAGCCATTATCACTAGAGATCAGATATATGACTTCAAGAAATATTCTACTTAAATATAACTATTGGGATTCCGAGTATTCAACGGTATCTTTTATTGTTGGGTATAAGATATTTTAA
- a CDS encoding alpha-L-rhamnosidase — protein sequence MLTALLLSFISTFTAAEKKPTVELTNLQTEHLEKALGIDVENPRFSWQMITEVEAVKQVSYRIYVGEDSLQVANREGSSWKIEENSSSHLVVYNGEALQPFTRYYWAVEIIDNQGNKTDLNISHFETGMMKPENWKGDWITDTDDINLKPAPYFRKEVHNLRKVVSARAYITSAGLYELYLNGEKVGDHVLDPIYTRFDKRNLYVTYDVTSQFQNEEVTVGVILGNGWYNHQSTAVWNFDKAGWRARPKFCLNIRLIYSDGSVQTITTDDSWKTALGPVIFNSIYTAEHYNAEKELNGWNQGGYEDANWANAIKTSAPSNNIVAQAIPPIKHVEEIKPVSMRKISSTQYIFDLGRNIAGVTRLQVKGPKGTTIRVTHSEQLDSAGNIDLSNIVVHYRPHDDSDPFQTDIYTLSGAGVESFTPKFNYKGFQYVEVKSTEPIALTKESITGIFMHSDVRAQGHISTSNGTINKIWEATNASYLSNLFGYPTDCPQREKNGWTGDAHINIETGLYNFDAITIYEKWMADHRDEQRENGVLPSIVPTWGWGYDWGNGPDWTSTIAIIPWELYQFYGDDRALEEMYLPLKKYVDHITEVSQEDGLTDRGLGDWVPVKSKTPRELTSSIYYFVDASILSKAALHFGHTEDHKHYQKLADDLKIAINKKYLNPETGIYGSGFQTELSAALYWGLVPDQLQKKVATNLSEAVKAADNHIDVGLLGTRTILGALSKYGHADLAYQVASQETYPSWGWWIVNGATTLYENWDINASSDISRNHIMFGAISGWLYSGIGGILTDEQAPGFKNVILKPHFVEGLSEFEASHNGPFGEIVSKWKKKGNLLEYQVIIPPNSTGSVYLEAEPTSLNGKEIKTVPVNGITLESGTHTFIIED from the coding sequence ATGCTAACTGCCTTACTCTTATCTTTCATTTCCACCTTCACCGCAGCCGAGAAAAAGCCAACGGTAGAACTTACCAACCTGCAAACAGAACATCTTGAAAAAGCATTAGGCATAGATGTTGAAAACCCCAGATTTAGCTGGCAGATGATTACTGAGGTAGAAGCAGTGAAACAGGTGTCTTATCGCATCTATGTGGGTGAGGATTCCCTGCAAGTGGCGAACCGTGAAGGAAGTAGCTGGAAGATAGAGGAAAATAGTAGTAGCCATCTGGTGGTTTATAATGGGGAGGCACTTCAGCCATTTACCAGGTATTATTGGGCTGTAGAGATTATTGATAATCAGGGCAATAAAACCGATTTAAACATTTCTCATTTCGAGACGGGAATGATGAAACCTGAGAATTGGAAAGGCGATTGGATAACAGACACGGATGACATCAATTTAAAACCGGCACCATATTTCAGGAAGGAAGTTCACAATCTTCGGAAGGTAGTGAGTGCGCGAGCCTACATTACTTCGGCAGGTTTATATGAGCTATATCTTAATGGTGAAAAAGTAGGTGATCATGTACTCGATCCTATTTATACCAGATTTGATAAGCGCAATTTATATGTTACTTACGATGTAACGTCCCAATTTCAGAATGAGGAGGTTACTGTAGGTGTGATATTGGGTAACGGTTGGTATAACCACCAATCTACAGCGGTTTGGAATTTCGATAAAGCAGGGTGGAGGGCCAGGCCTAAGTTTTGCCTCAATATCAGGCTTATCTATTCTGACGGATCGGTACAAACTATTACTACAGATGATTCGTGGAAAACGGCCTTGGGTCCAGTTATTTTTAATAGTATTTATACAGCGGAGCATTACAATGCTGAAAAGGAATTAAATGGCTGGAATCAAGGTGGTTATGAAGACGCTAATTGGGCCAATGCTATCAAGACATCGGCACCTTCAAATAACATAGTGGCTCAGGCTATTCCTCCGATAAAGCATGTTGAGGAAATAAAGCCCGTAAGCATGAGAAAGATCAGTAGCACGCAATACATCTTCGATTTAGGGAGAAATATTGCAGGCGTTACCCGGCTTCAAGTAAAAGGCCCGAAAGGAACAACTATCCGTGTTACCCACTCCGAGCAATTGGATAGTGCGGGCAATATTGATTTGTCTAACATTGTGGTGCACTATCGCCCACACGACGATTCTGACCCATTTCAAACGGATATTTACACCTTAAGTGGTGCAGGAGTTGAGAGTTTTACACCAAAATTTAACTACAAAGGCTTTCAATATGTGGAGGTGAAAAGTACTGAGCCGATAGCATTAACTAAGGAAAGTATCACCGGCATTTTCATGCATAGTGATGTAAGGGCGCAAGGCCATATTTCTACTTCTAACGGAACTATTAATAAAATTTGGGAGGCGACAAACGCTTCTTATCTATCTAATCTTTTTGGCTACCCCACTGATTGTCCACAACGAGAGAAAAATGGCTGGACAGGAGATGCCCATATTAATATAGAAACAGGCCTATATAACTTTGATGCCATCACCATCTACGAAAAATGGATGGCCGACCATCGTGATGAACAGCGGGAAAATGGGGTTCTTCCATCAATAGTTCCTACCTGGGGTTGGGGCTATGACTGGGGTAACGGCCCGGATTGGACCAGCACTATCGCCATTATTCCATGGGAGCTTTATCAATTTTATGGAGATGATCGTGCACTTGAAGAAATGTATCTTCCGCTAAAAAAATATGTAGATCACATCACTGAAGTATCACAGGAGGATGGACTAACCGATCGGGGATTAGGAGATTGGGTTCCGGTGAAATCAAAAACACCTAGAGAGCTTACCTCATCTATCTATTATTTTGTAGATGCTTCTATTCTATCTAAGGCAGCGCTTCATTTTGGTCATACTGAAGATCATAAGCATTATCAAAAATTGGCTGATGATTTAAAAATCGCTATCAACAAAAAGTATTTGAACCCTGAAACCGGGATTTATGGCTCTGGCTTCCAAACCGAGCTGAGTGCCGCGCTGTATTGGGGATTAGTGCCGGATCAGCTACAGAAAAAGGTGGCTACTAATTTATCGGAAGCTGTGAAAGCAGCTGATAACCATATAGATGTTGGCCTTTTAGGGACAAGAACAATTTTAGGAGCATTAAGCAAGTACGGTCATGCAGACCTGGCATACCAGGTGGCCTCACAGGAAACTTACCCGTCATGGGGTTGGTGGATCGTAAACGGAGCAACCACTTTATATGAAAACTGGGATATCAACGCAAGCTCGGACATTTCCAGAAATCACATCATGTTCGGTGCCATTAGTGGCTGGCTATACTCCGGGATAGGCGGCATTCTGACCGACGAGCAGGCTCCCGGTTTTAAGAATGTCATATTAAAGCCACATTTTGTAGAAGGACTTTCAGAATTTGAAGCGAGTCACAATGGTCCATTCGGTGAGATCGTGTCTAAATGGAAAAAGAAAGGAAATCTTCTAGAGTACCAGGTCATCATTCCACCAAACAGCACCGGCAGCGTTTACTTGGAAGCTGAACCGACGTCTTTAAATGGTAAGGAGATAAAGACAGTGCCAGTAAACGGTATTACTTTGGAGTCAGGAACGCATACATTTATTATTGAAGATTAA
- a CDS encoding helix-turn-helix transcriptional regulator, whose translation MIKNSYPVNSPLGRYITSIWYFEHSFDQKVEVPFLPKPGNFITICLDTLPFIEFKEGDGKITAPISLNGFVDSTSAKISIEGKLRIVGLDLHPYAFFSLTGETGDTFTNEHLDIAHFIDEEKVEELVYTLKLASSTHEIFCITERFFLSHFMQQSSCSHLISPIEKAVNITAKAPHWAIHQLSREIAMSTRSFQRLFKQVAGITPKGWMDRIKYNMILHELITGKWTHMTDCIVAHQFTDLSHLNRFFKKYGEMTPRQLSRSHSEIESKMLNYS comes from the coding sequence ATGATAAAAAACAGTTATCCGGTAAATTCTCCTCTGGGCAGATACATCACCAGCATCTGGTATTTTGAACATTCATTTGACCAGAAAGTAGAGGTACCATTTTTACCTAAGCCTGGAAATTTCATCACCATTTGCCTGGATACGCTCCCATTCATTGAGTTCAAAGAAGGTGATGGCAAAATTACGGCTCCCATCAGTTTGAATGGTTTTGTAGATTCTACCTCAGCAAAAATAAGCATTGAAGGAAAGTTACGCATTGTAGGCCTGGACTTGCATCCGTATGCTTTCTTCAGTCTTACTGGAGAAACTGGAGATACATTTACTAATGAGCATTTAGATATTGCCCATTTTATTGATGAAGAGAAGGTAGAGGAACTGGTTTATACGCTAAAATTAGCCTCCTCTACGCATGAGATTTTCTGTATCACCGAGCGCTTTTTTCTATCTCATTTTATGCAACAATCCAGTTGTTCTCACCTCATCTCTCCGATTGAGAAGGCCGTTAATATTACTGCTAAAGCTCCTCATTGGGCTATTCACCAGCTTTCAAGGGAAATAGCCATGAGCACAAGAAGCTTTCAAAGGCTTTTTAAACAAGTGGCTGGCATTACCCCAAAAGGGTGGATGGATAGAATCAAATATAATATGATCCTCCACGAGCTAATCACCGGCAAATGGACCCACATGACTGACTGCATCGTGGCTCATCAATTCACAGACTTATCACACCTGAACAGATTCTTTAAAAAATATGGAGAAATGACTCCCCGACAGCTGTCAAGAAGTCATTCGGAGATAGAAAGTAAAATGCTTAATTATAGTTAA
- a CDS encoding ABC transporter permease/substrate-binding protein — protein sequence MEQVDQFISFIGSHKAELLEQTLEHLWLTLLSLAIATVIGLSIGILISKKKNIASAVLGFVNGIQTIPSIALLGFLLPFLGIGVVPAIVALFLYALLPIVRNTYTGITEIDPAIKEAAVGMGMSPRQVLLKVEIPLAMPVLFAGIRTAFVINVGVATLCALIAAGGLGEFIFRGLSTNNPHMILAGAIPAALMALLFDALMGYIQQHVYKLIKPVLISLAILFIGILAYNIFSSTSNKKLVAGFPSEFIERGDGYLGLKETYDLDFEVKEMEIGLMYQAVKNKNVDVISGFSTDGRIEAFDLVILEDDKKYFPPYYAAPLVRESTLKNYPEVRNALNKLGNSISGQEMSRMNYEVDEKRKDIDLVAREFLKKKGFEMSGPKQGEAQIIIGSKNFTESFILAHIFKLMIESYTPYACELKQGFGGTKLLFDALNTGEVDIYPEYTGTGLLVILKPEDTKDILYEKEAVYEFVKQQFHDQYQLQWLQPLGFNNTAALMMRREQAKVLGVEKISDLKGD from the coding sequence ATGGAGCAGGTTGATCAATTCATATCATTTATCGGTTCGCATAAGGCAGAATTATTAGAGCAGACTCTGGAGCACCTGTGGCTCACGTTGCTTTCCTTAGCTATTGCCACTGTTATTGGACTATCGATAGGTATATTGATTAGCAAGAAAAAGAATATTGCTTCAGCTGTTTTAGGCTTTGTAAATGGTATTCAGACCATTCCCAGCATTGCTCTGCTGGGCTTTCTTTTACCATTTTTAGGTATAGGTGTGGTGCCAGCTATTGTGGCGCTTTTCTTATATGCACTACTTCCCATAGTTCGAAATACCTATACAGGAATAACCGAAATTGATCCGGCCATCAAAGAAGCAGCGGTCGGCATGGGCATGTCACCCAGGCAAGTATTGTTAAAGGTAGAAATACCCTTGGCCATGCCGGTCTTATTTGCAGGTATCAGAACGGCTTTTGTGATCAATGTGGGTGTGGCTACACTTTGTGCCCTAATTGCTGCGGGAGGATTAGGCGAATTTATTTTCAGAGGCCTGAGTACCAATAATCCTCATATGATATTAGCTGGAGCCATTCCAGCTGCTTTAATGGCTTTGCTGTTTGATGCTTTAATGGGCTATATTCAACAACATGTTTATAAATTGATAAAGCCTGTTTTGATCAGCTTGGCTATTTTGTTCATCGGAATTTTGGCTTATAATATTTTCAGTTCCACCTCTAACAAAAAGTTAGTGGCTGGCTTTCCTTCCGAGTTTATAGAAAGAGGCGATGGCTACCTGGGTCTAAAAGAAACCTATGACCTTGATTTTGAAGTAAAAGAAATGGAAATCGGCCTGATGTACCAGGCTGTAAAAAATAAAAATGTAGATGTAATCAGCGGCTTCAGCACCGATGGCAGAATTGAGGCCTTTGATTTAGTAATATTGGAAGATGATAAAAAATATTTTCCTCCCTATTATGCAGCTCCGTTGGTCAGGGAATCAACCCTTAAAAACTATCCAGAAGTCAGGAATGCCTTAAATAAACTGGGTAATAGCATTTCAGGCCAGGAGATGAGTAGGATGAACTATGAAGTAGATGAAAAGCGTAAAGATATTGACCTGGTGGCGAGGGAATTTCTAAAGAAAAAAGGGTTCGAGATGTCTGGCCCAAAACAGGGAGAAGCGCAGATCATAATCGGCTCTAAAAACTTCACGGAGAGCTTTATTCTCGCCCATATTTTCAAGCTCATGATAGAAAGTTACACGCCATATGCTTGCGAACTCAAGCAAGGTTTTGGTGGCACTAAGCTGCTTTTCGATGCACTGAATACTGGCGAAGTAGATATATATCCTGAATACACCGGCACTGGCCTATTAGTAATATTAAAGCCAGAAGACACCAAAGATATTCTCTATGAAAAAGAGGCCGTTTATGAGTTCGTTAAACAGCAATTTCATGATCAATATCAACTCCAATGGCTTCAGCCCCTGGGTTTTAATAATACGGCTGCCCTCATGATGCGAAGAGAGCAGGCCAAAGTGTTAGGTGTTGAAAAGATCAGTGATTTAAAAGGCGATTAA
- a CDS encoding ABC transporter ATP-binding protein, whose translation MIEIQHLSKTYGGQNVVDDVSFTVQQGEVLVLLGTSGSGKTTTLKMINKLVEKTAGTVFIQGKNTDEYQPHELRRKIGYVIQSIGLFPHYTIEKNIATVPELMHWEKSRIDSRVRELLGMIGLSEDVLNRKPHELSGGQQQRVGIARALAGDPEVILLDEPFGALDPITRAELQKEFKQLKSGLKKAMVLVTHDVLEAVVLADKIALMDKGKIQQIGSPKDLIFHPANDFVRQFFAQSKLQLELQVITLADIMPFTIKQIKQDASLSLADYMKVNENPEIIKLYFENREKIVEAYGAG comes from the coding sequence ATGATCGAAATACAGCACCTTTCCAAAACATATGGCGGCCAGAATGTGGTGGATGATGTATCGTTTACTGTGCAGCAGGGAGAGGTACTGGTATTGTTAGGCACCAGTGGCAGTGGCAAGACTACTACCCTAAAAATGATCAATAAGCTGGTGGAAAAGACAGCAGGAACGGTTTTTATTCAGGGAAAGAATACAGATGAATATCAACCTCACGAGCTTAGGCGAAAAATCGGTTATGTGATCCAGAGCATTGGGCTGTTCCCTCATTATACCATAGAAAAAAACATAGCCACGGTGCCTGAACTAATGCATTGGGAAAAGTCCAGAATAGATTCCAGGGTGAGGGAACTGCTAGGAATGATCGGGCTCTCTGAAGATGTGCTGAATAGAAAGCCTCACGAGCTCAGTGGCGGTCAGCAGCAAAGAGTAGGTATTGCAAGAGCACTTGCTGGCGACCCAGAGGTAATTCTTTTGGATGAACCTTTTGGTGCCCTTGATCCCATTACACGGGCGGAGCTGCAGAAAGAATTTAAGCAACTAAAGAGCGGCCTGAAAAAGGCCATGGTTTTAGTAACGCATGATGTGCTTGAAGCTGTAGTATTGGCGGATAAAATTGCGCTGATGGATAAAGGAAAAATTCAGCAGATTGGTAGTCCGAAGGATCTTATTTTCCATCCTGCGAATGACTTCGTGAGACAGTTTTTTGCTCAAAGCAAATTACAGCTGGAATTGCAGGTAATCACTCTGGCGGATATTATGCCGTTCACTATAAAGCAAATTAAACAGGATGCTTCTTTGTCTTTGGCGGATTATATGAAGGTCAATGAAAATCCAGAGATCATAAAGCTCTATTTCGAAAATAGAGAAAAGATAGTGGAGGCATATGGAGCAGGTTGA